The Vescimonas coprocola genome includes a window with the following:
- a CDS encoding DNA gyrase/topoisomerase IV subunit B — MTKKKTYDNDSISSLKGADRVRKRPGVIFGSDGLEGCEHAMFEILSNAIDEARAGYGRLITVTRFADLSIQVEDQGRGCPVDWNEKEGRYNWELVFCELYAGGKYDNENSDNYEYSLGLNGLGSCATQYASRYMDVTVCRDGKEYRLHFERGEIAGEMRVTELKRRHTGSTIRWLPDLEVFTDIDIPAEYYREVLRRQAVVNAGVTFRLRCEVAPGKFETEDFLYEHGIRDYLAELAGEDPLTEPVCWETERRGRDRVDKPEYKVKLNIAWCFSNRVHLIEHYHNSSFLEYGGSPDKATRLAFVYAIDKYLKENNKYTKGESKITFPDVQDCLVLVSSNFSTQTSYENQTKKAITNKFVQDAMSEFLREQLQVYFIENREAAERIANQVLVNKRSRETAERTRLNTRKKLTEKIDIANRVQKFVDCRTKDVSRREIYIVEGDSALGACKQSRDAEFQGLMPVRGKILNCLKADYPRIFKSDVITDLMKVLGCGVEVQGKAAKELNQFDLNNLRWSKVVICTDGDVDGFQIRTLILTMLYRLCPTLIKEGYVYIAETPLFEITCKEKTWFAYSEKEKAEVVRQLEGKKYKVDRSKGLGENDPEMMWLTTMNPETRRLVKVLPDDAEETARVFDLLLGDNLSGRKDYIAENGCRYLDMIDVG, encoded by the coding sequence ATGACCAAGAAGAAAACCTATGACAACGACAGTATCTCCAGTCTGAAGGGGGCAGACCGGGTCCGCAAGCGGCCCGGCGTCATCTTCGGCTCCGACGGGCTGGAGGGCTGCGAGCACGCCATGTTCGAGATCCTCTCCAACGCCATCGACGAGGCCCGTGCAGGCTATGGCCGGCTCATCACCGTGACCCGCTTTGCCGATCTCTCCATTCAGGTGGAGGATCAGGGCCGTGGCTGCCCCGTGGACTGGAACGAGAAGGAAGGGCGCTACAACTGGGAGCTGGTGTTCTGCGAGCTGTACGCCGGAGGCAAGTACGACAACGAAAACAGCGACAACTACGAGTACTCGCTGGGGCTCAACGGTCTGGGCTCCTGCGCCACCCAGTACGCCAGCCGCTATATGGACGTCACCGTCTGCCGGGACGGCAAGGAGTACCGCCTGCACTTTGAACGGGGCGAGATCGCCGGGGAGATGCGGGTGACGGAGCTCAAGCGCCGCCATACCGGCTCCACCATCCGCTGGCTGCCGGATCTGGAGGTGTTCACCGACATCGACATCCCGGCGGAGTACTACCGGGAGGTGCTGCGGCGGCAGGCCGTGGTCAACGCCGGGGTCACCTTCCGCCTGCGGTGCGAGGTAGCGCCGGGGAAGTTCGAGACGGAGGATTTCCTCTATGAGCACGGCATCCGGGACTATCTGGCGGAGCTGGCAGGGGAGGATCCCCTGACGGAGCCGGTGTGCTGGGAGACGGAGCGTCGTGGCCGGGATCGGGTGGACAAGCCGGAGTACAAGGTGAAGCTGAACATCGCATGGTGCTTCTCCAACCGGGTCCACCTCATCGAGCACTACCACAACTCCAGCTTTCTGGAGTACGGCGGCAGTCCCGATAAGGCCACCCGCCTGGCCTTCGTCTACGCCATTGACAAGTACCTCAAGGAGAACAATAAATACACCAAGGGGGAGAGCAAGATCACCTTCCCCGATGTGCAGGACTGTCTGGTGCTGGTGAGCAGCAACTTCTCTACCCAGACCAGCTACGAAAACCAGACCAAGAAGGCCATCACCAACAAGTTCGTGCAGGACGCCATGTCGGAGTTCCTGCGGGAGCAGCTGCAGGTGTACTTCATCGAGAACCGGGAGGCGGCGGAGAGGATCGCCAATCAGGTGCTGGTGAATAAGCGCAGCCGGGAGACGGCGGAGCGCACCCGTCTCAACACCCGGAAGAAGCTGACGGAGAAGATCGACATCGCCAACCGGGTGCAGAAGTTTGTGGACTGCCGCACCAAGGATGTGTCCCGGCGGGAAATTTATATCGTGGAGGGCGACTCGGCTCTGGGCGCCTGCAAGCAATCCCGTGACGCAGAGTTTCAGGGGCTGATGCCTGTCCGGGGCAAGATCCTCAACTGCCTGAAGGCGGACTATCCCCGCATCTTCAAGAGCGACGTCATCACGGATCTGATGAAGGTGCTGGGCTGCGGCGTGGAGGTGCAGGGAAAGGCCGCCAAGGAGCTGAATCAGTTCGATTTGAACAACCTCCGCTGGAGCAAGGTGGTCATCTGCACCGATGGCGACGTGGATGGCTTCCAGATCCGTACCCTGATCCTCACCATGCTCTACCGGCTCTGCCCCACCCTCATCAAGGAGGGCTACGTCTACATTGCCGAGACGCCGCTGTTCGAGATCACCTGCAAGGAAAAGACGTGGTTTGCCTACTCCGAAAAGGAGAAGGCGGAGGTGGTGCGCCAGCTGGAGGGCAAGAAGTACAAGGTGGATCGCTCCAAGGGACTGGGCGAGAACGACCCGGAGATGATGTGGCTGACCACCATGAATCCGGAGACCCGGAGGCTGGTGAAGGTACTGCCGGATGACGCCGAGGAGACGGCCCGTGTCTTTGACCTGCTGCTGGGGGACAACCTCTCCGGCCGGAAGGACTATATCGCTGAAAACGGCTGCCGCTATCTGGATATGATCGACGTGGGCTGA
- a CDS encoding radical SAM/SPASM domain-containing protein: MFKRMYLEITNVCNLRCAFCPGTQRPRRFMTPEEFRQLAARLRPHGTYLMLHVMGEPLLHPRLAELLDIAGALGFRVCLVTNGTLLPRQLPTLESSPALHKLSVSLHSFEGNGRQDAAAPYLEGVWQAAQRLSSRGVLCALRLWNGGGLDRRNGEILSFLSEKLGRDVTALPTDRLGNRRLGEGLFLEPGERFDWPDPAAPDSGTEFCHGLRSQIAVLCDGTVVPCCLDSEGRLALGNLHRQELAEILVSPRVTAMAAGFSRRQPSEELCRRCGYAARFSR, encoded by the coding sequence ATGTTCAAGCGGATGTATCTGGAGATCACCAACGTGTGCAATCTGCGGTGCGCCTTCTGCCCCGGCACCCAGCGGCCCCGGCGGTTCATGACGCCGGAGGAATTCCGACAGCTGGCGGCCCGGCTGCGGCCCCACGGGACGTATCTCATGCTCCACGTCATGGGGGAGCCGCTGCTGCATCCCCGACTGGCGGAGCTGCTGGATATCGCCGGGGCGCTGGGCTTCCGGGTGTGCCTTGTGACCAACGGCACGCTGCTTCCCCGGCAGCTGCCCACACTGGAGAGTTCCCCGGCCCTGCACAAGCTCAGCGTCTCCCTCCACAGCTTCGAGGGAAACGGACGGCAGGATGCCGCAGCCCCATATCTGGAGGGTGTCTGGCAGGCGGCGCAGCGGCTCAGCAGCCGGGGCGTCCTGTGCGCCCTGCGGCTGTGGAACGGCGGCGGACTGGACCGGCGCAACGGAGAGATCCTGTCCTTTCTCTCGGAAAAGCTGGGCCGGGACGTAACGGCCCTGCCTACGGACCGTCTGGGCAACCGGCGGCTGGGGGAGGGGCTGTTTCTGGAGCCGGGGGAGCGGTTTGACTGGCCGGATCCGGCGGCTCCGGACAGCGGCACGGAGTTCTGCCACGGCCTGCGGAGTCAGATCGCCGTGCTGTGCGACGGCACAGTGGTTCCCTGCTGTCTGGACAGCGAGGGGCGGCTGGCACTGGGAAACCTGCACCGGCAGGAGCTGGCGGAGATACTGGTCTCCCCACGGGTCACAGCCATGGCGGCGGGCTTTTCCCGGCGGCAGCCGTCGGAGGAGCTGTGCCGCCGCTGCGGCTACGCTGCACGGTTCAGCCGATGA
- a CDS encoding DNA gyrase subunit A, translating into MAKKKTEEKTVHRPADPNVMGLRGTVVEQPITRTLDENYMPYAMSVIVSRAIPEIDGFKPSHRKLLYTMYKMGLLTGGRTKSANIVGQTMRLNPHGDQAIYETMVRLAKGNESLLHPFVDSKGNFGKVYSRDMAYAASRYTEAKLAPICAELFRDLDCDAVDFVDNYDNTTKEPTLLPTTYPNVLVSANQGIAVGMASQICGFNLAEVCDTTIALLKNPDHDIASTLLAPDFPTGGQLVCDPAELAEIYRTGRGGVKVRARWRYDKKENLIEIFEIPYSTSIEVILDKVAELVKAGKVKEISDMRDESDLSGLKLTIDLKRGVDPEKLMQKLYKLTPLQDTFSCNFNILIAGMPRVLGVKALLEEWIAWRTECVRRRVYFILSRKKEKLHLLLGLKRILLDIDKAIAIIRETEEEAEVIPNLMIGFGIDEKQAEYVAEIKLRNINKEYILKRVQETETLQGEIQDLEDTLQKPARIRRIMVEELTQVRKKYAQPRKTEIIYSHEVEEYREEEHVEDYPVTVFLSREGYFKKITPQSLRMSGEQKYKEGDGPGQQAEATNAAEVMFFTDRCQVYKTRLSEFGDSKASVLGDYLPAKLGMDEGESVVYMVLPGDYSGHLLFFFENGKAARVEMKAYATVSNRRKLTGAYSDKSRLVAILPLAEDRELALLSTEPRALIFHTSLLLPKATRSTQGVAVMTLKPKYQLQRVCTPEESGIVNLPRYRARSIPGTGALLRPEDRGEEQLTLL; encoded by the coding sequence ATGGCAAAGAAGAAAACAGAAGAGAAAACCGTCCATCGTCCCGCCGATCCCAATGTCATGGGGCTGCGGGGGACGGTGGTGGAGCAGCCCATCACCCGCACACTGGACGAGAACTATATGCCCTACGCCATGAGCGTCATCGTCTCCCGGGCCATTCCGGAGATCGACGGCTTCAAGCCCTCCCACCGGAAGCTGCTGTACACCATGTACAAGATGGGGCTGCTCACCGGCGGGCGCACCAAGTCCGCCAACATCGTGGGCCAGACCATGCGCCTCAACCCCCACGGTGATCAGGCCATCTACGAGACCATGGTGCGTCTGGCCAAGGGAAACGAGTCGCTGCTGCACCCCTTTGTGGACAGCAAGGGCAACTTCGGCAAGGTCTATTCCCGTGACATGGCCTATGCCGCCAGCCGCTACACCGAGGCAAAGCTGGCCCCCATCTGTGCCGAGCTGTTCCGGGATCTGGACTGTGACGCCGTGGACTTCGTGGACAACTATGACAACACCACCAAGGAGCCTACCCTGTTGCCCACCACCTATCCCAACGTGCTGGTGTCAGCCAATCAGGGCATCGCCGTGGGTATGGCCTCGCAGATCTGCGGCTTCAATCTGGCGGAGGTGTGCGACACCACCATCGCCCTGCTGAAAAATCCCGACCATGACATCGCCTCCACCCTGCTGGCGCCGGATTTTCCCACCGGCGGACAGCTGGTGTGCGACCCGGCGGAGCTGGCGGAAATTTACCGCACCGGCCGGGGCGGCGTCAAGGTTCGGGCCCGCTGGCGCTACGACAAGAAGGAGAATCTCATCGAGATCTTCGAGATCCCCTACTCCACCTCCATCGAGGTGATCCTGGACAAGGTGGCGGAGCTGGTGAAGGCCGGCAAGGTCAAGGAGATCAGCGATATGCGGGACGAGTCGGACCTCAGCGGCCTGAAGCTCACCATCGACCTCAAGCGGGGGGTGGATCCGGAGAAGCTGATGCAGAAGCTGTATAAGCTGACGCCTTTGCAGGACACCTTCAGCTGCAACTTCAACATCCTCATCGCCGGGATGCCCCGTGTGCTGGGAGTCAAGGCCCTGCTGGAGGAGTGGATCGCATGGCGCACGGAGTGTGTGCGGCGGCGGGTGTACTTCATCCTCTCCCGCAAGAAGGAGAAGCTGCATCTGCTGCTGGGTCTGAAGCGCATCCTGCTGGACATCGACAAGGCCATCGCCATCATCCGGGAGACGGAGGAGGAGGCCGAGGTCATCCCCAACCTGATGATCGGCTTTGGCATCGACGAGAAGCAGGCGGAATACGTGGCGGAGATCAAGCTCCGCAACATCAATAAGGAGTACATCCTCAAGCGGGTACAGGAGACGGAGACACTGCAAGGGGAGATCCAGGATCTGGAGGACACCCTGCAAAAGCCCGCCCGCATCCGCAGGATCATGGTGGAGGAGCTGACGCAGGTACGCAAGAAGTACGCCCAGCCCCGGAAAACCGAGATCATTTACAGCCACGAGGTAGAGGAGTATCGGGAGGAAGAGCATGTGGAGGACTATCCTGTCACCGTGTTCCTGTCCCGTGAGGGATATTTCAAGAAAATCACGCCCCAGTCCCTGCGGATGAGCGGCGAGCAGAAGTACAAGGAGGGCGACGGCCCCGGCCAGCAGGCGGAGGCCACCAATGCCGCCGAGGTCATGTTCTTCACCGACCGGTGTCAGGTCTACAAGACCCGCCTCAGCGAGTTCGGGGACAGTAAGGCATCAGTGCTGGGAGACTATCTGCCGGCGAAGCTGGGCATGGACGAGGGCGAGAGTGTGGTCTATATGGTGCTGCCGGGGGATTACAGCGGGCATCTGCTGTTCTTCTTTGAAAACGGCAAGGCTGCCCGTGTGGAGATGAAGGCCTACGCCACCGTCTCCAACCGCCGCAAGCTCACCGGGGCCTACTCCGACAAGAGCAGGCTGGTGGCCATTCTGCCGCTGGCGGAGGATCGGGAGCTGGCGCTGCTGTCCACGGAGCCCAGGGCGCTGATCTTCCACACGTCCCTGCTGCTGCCCAAGGCCACCCGCTCCACACAGGGCGTGGCCGTCATGACCCTGAAGCCCAAATACCAGCTGCAACGAGTCTGCACGCCGGAGGAGTCCGGTATCGTGAATCTCCCCCGCTATCGGGCCCGCAGCATCCCCGGTACCGGCGCTCTCCTGCGGCCGGAGGACCGGGGCGAGGAGCAGCTGACCCTGCTGTAA
- a CDS encoding YitT family protein, which yields MKRNVLTQYLIITASCALYAVGFNWMFDPNHISVGGFTGLGQIINYLLPGLPIGTIVIILNVPLFVLGWRFIGKDFLFSSVYATAVSSLMIDGLAAVHTFKPMEPILACLYGGVIIGVSCGIMLREGATTGGTELAARLLKLKLESLSIGTLCLAIDILVTVTYALIFRDLTRALYGMISLSLISVSIDKVVYGPNAAKVAYIISDCHEELTHRLLELDRGVTLLQGKGAYSGKDKQVILCACARTQIIPVKRAVQEIDPDAFVIVCDAHEILGEGFGVYAPGGL from the coding sequence ATGAAACGGAACGTCCTGACGCAGTATCTCATCATCACGGCGTCCTGCGCCCTGTATGCCGTGGGGTTCAACTGGATGTTTGACCCCAACCACATCAGCGTGGGCGGCTTCACCGGTCTGGGGCAGATCATCAACTACCTGCTGCCGGGCCTGCCCATCGGCACCATCGTCATTATCCTCAACGTGCCGCTGTTCGTGCTGGGCTGGCGGTTCATCGGCAAGGATTTCCTGTTCTCCTCCGTCTATGCCACGGCCGTCAGCTCTCTGATGATCGACGGTCTGGCGGCGGTGCATACCTTCAAGCCTATGGAGCCCATTCTGGCCTGTCTGTACGGCGGCGTCATCATCGGCGTCTCCTGCGGCATCATGCTGCGGGAAGGGGCCACCACCGGCGGCACGGAGCTGGCGGCCCGGCTGCTGAAGCTGAAGCTGGAGAGCCTCAGCATCGGTACCCTGTGTCTTGCCATCGACATTCTGGTGACGGTGACGTACGCCCTGATCTTCCGGGATCTGACCCGTGCGCTGTACGGCATGATCTCCCTGTCTCTGATCTCCGTGTCCATCGACAAGGTGGTCTACGGCCCCAATGCCGCCAAGGTGGCCTATATCATCAGCGACTGCCATGAGGAGCTGACCCACCGCCTGCTGGAGCTGGATCGTGGTGTGACACTTTTGCAGGGCAAGGGCGCTTACAGCGGCAAGGACAAGCAGGTGATCCTGTGCGCCTGCGCCCGGACACAGATCATCCCCGTGAAGCGGGCGGTGCAGGAGATCGACCCAGACGCCTTTGTCATCGTCTGCGACGCCCACGAGATACTGGGCGAGGGCTTCGGCGTATATGCGCCGGGCGGACTGTAA